In Anolis carolinensis isolate JA03-04 unplaced genomic scaffold, rAnoCar3.1.pri scaffold_14, whole genome shotgun sequence, the following proteins share a genomic window:
- the LOC134294296 gene encoding thioredoxin domain-containing protein 2-like — MAPKMFWRHFQKCFGGVSENVSETFPKVFRRRFRKCFGEVSESISETFPKKFWRHFREHCGDIFKSVSETFPKVFRRRFRKCFEDVSESVSETFPKVFRRGFRKHFGDVSKKVLETFPRTLRRHFQKRFGDVSKSVSEMFPKVFQRCFQKRFGDVSKSVSETFPKAFQRHFQKHFRDSSKKRFGDVSKNILETFPKTFRRCFKKHFGEVSKNVSETFPKAFRRGFQKHFRDVSKNVSETAPKNVLETFPKMFRRQLQKTFWRRFQKCFGDISKTFRRRLQKHFGDVSKSVSETFPKRFVDQKLDTGPQIEPWIVLLKRRRPIRSGCVFEI, encoded by the exons ATGGCTCCAAAAATGTTTTGGAGACATTTCCAAAAGTGTTTTGGAGGCGTTTCCGAAAATGTTTCGGAGACGTTTCCGAAAGTGTTTCGGAGACGTTTCCGAAAGTGTTTCGGAGAGGTTTCCGAAAGCATTTCGGAGACGTTTCCAAAAAAGTTTTGGAGACATTTCCGAGAACATTGCGGAGACATTTTCAAAAGCGTTTCGGAGACGTTTCCAAAAGTGTTTCGGAGACGTTTCCGAAAGTGTTTCGAAGACGTTTCCGAAAGTGTTTCGGAGACGTTTCCGAAAGTGTTTCGGAGAGGTTTCCGAAAGCATTTCGGAGACGTTTCCAAAAAAGTTTTGGAGACATTTCCGAGAACATTGCGGAGACATTTTCAAAAGCGTTTCGGAGACGTTTCCAAAAGTGTTTCAGAGATGTTTCCAAAAGTGTTTCAGAGATGTTTCCAAAAACGTTTCGgagatgtttccaaaagcgtTTCGGAGACGTTTCCAAAAGCGTTTCAAAGACATTTCCAAAAACATTTCAGAGACAGCTCCAAAAAACGTTTCGGAGATGTTTCCAAAAACATTTTGGAGACGTTTCCAAAAACGTTTCGGAGATGTTTCAAAAAACATTTTGGAGAGGTTTCCAAAAACGTTTCGGAGACGTTTCCAAAAGCATTTCGGAGAGGTTTCCAAAAACATTTCAGAGACGTTTCCAAAAATGTTTCGGAGACAGCTCCAAAAAACGTTTTGGAGACGTTTCCAAAAATGTTTCGGAGACAGCTCCAAAAAACGTTTTGGAGAC GtttccaaaaatgttttggaGACATTTCCAAAACGTTTAGGAGACGGCTCCAAAAACATTTCGgagatgtttccaaaagcgtTTCGGAGACATTTCCAAAACGTTTTGTGGACCAAAAATTGGACACTGGGCCACAAATTGAGCCCTGGATCGTCCTTTTGAAACGAAGAAGGCCCATAAGGAGCGGCTGTGTTTTTGAGATCTAG